In Triticum urartu cultivar G1812 chromosome 6, Tu2.1, whole genome shotgun sequence, the following proteins share a genomic window:
- the LOC125513674 gene encoding pentatricopeptide repeat-containing protein At4g14850-like → MRSPESISPLLARYAASQSLLLGAHIHAHLLKSGLLGAFRNHLLSFYSKCRLPGSARRVFDETPDPCHVSWSSLVTAYSNNGLPRDALAAFRAMRARGVRCNEFALPIVLKCAPDAGLGVQVHAVAVSTGLSGDIFVANALVAMYGGFGFVDEARRVFDEAARDRNAVSWNGLMSAFVKNDRCSDAVELFGEMVWGGVRPNEFGFSCVVNACTGSRDLEAGRKVHAMVVRTGYDKDVFTANALVDMYSKLGDIHMAAAVFGKVPKTDVVSWNAFISGCVLHGHDQHALELLLQMKSSGLVPNVFTLSSILKACPGAGAFTLGRQIHGFMIKSCADSDDYIGVGLVDMYAKYDLLDDARKVFDWIPRKDLVLWNALISGCSHGGCHGEALSLFCRMRKEGFDINRTTLAAVLKSTASLEAISDITQVHAVAEKIGFLSDSHVVNGLIDSYWKCNCLHYANRVFEEHSSDNIIAFTSMITALSQCDHGEDAIKLFMEMLRKGLEPDPFVLSSLLNACASLSAYEQGKQVHAHLIKRKFMTDVFAGNALVYTYAKCGSIEDADLAFSGLPEKGVVSWSAMIGGLAQHGHGKRALDVFRRMVDERIAPNHITLTSVLCACNHAGLVDEAKRYFSSMKEMFGIDRTEEHYSCMIDLLGRAGKLDDAMELVNSMPFQASAAVWGALLAASRVHRDPELGKLAAEKLFILEPEKSGTHVLLANTYASAGMWDEVAKVRKLMKESKVKKEPAMSWVELKDRVHTFIVGDKSHPRARDIYAKLEELGDLMSKAGYVPNLEVDLHDVDKSEKELLLSHHSERLAVAFALISTPPGAPIRVKKNLRICRDCHVAFKIVSKIVSREIIIRDINRFHHFSDGACSCGDYW, encoded by the coding sequence ATGAGAAGCCCGGAGAGCATCAGCCCGCTCCTCGCCCGCTACGCCGCCTCGCAGTCTCTGCTCCTGGGAGCCCACATCCACGCCCACCTCCTCAAGTCCGGCCTCCTCGGCGCCTTCCGCAACCACCTCCTCTCCTTCTACTCCAAGTGCCGCCTCCCCGGCAGCGCCCGCAGGGTGTTCGACGAAACCCCGGACCCGTGCCACGTCTCCTGGTCCTCGCTCGTCACCGCCTACTCCAACAATGGGCTGCCCCGGGACGCGCTCGCGGCGTTCCGGGCCATGCGCGCGCGAGGCGTCCGCTGCAACGAGTTCGCGCTCCCCATCGTGCTCAAGTGCGCGCCGGACGCCGGGCTCGGCGTGCAGGTGCATGCGGTCGCGGTCTCCACGGGGCTCAGCGGGGACATCTTCGTCGCCAACGCGCTCGTCGCCATGTACGGTGGGTTTGGCTTTGTGGACGAGGCGAGGAGGGTGTTCGACGAGGCCGCCCGCGACCGGAACGCCGTGTCTTGGAACGGCCTGATGTCGGCTTTCGTCAAGAATGACCGATGCAGCGATGCCGTCGAGCTGTTTGGCGAGATGGTGTGGGGCGGGGTACGGCCGAACGAGTTTGGGTTCTCCTGTGTCGTGAATGCCTGCACTGGCTCTAGGGATCTGGAAGCCGGCAGGAAGGTGCACGCCATGGTGGTAAGGACGGGGTATGACAAGGACGTCTTCACTGCCAATGCGTTGGTTGACATGTATTCGAAGCTGGGGGACATTCATATGGCAGCAGCTGTTTTCGGAAAGGTACCCAAGACGGATGTCGTCTCGTGGAATGCTTTCATTTCTGGGTGCGTGCTTCATGGACATGATCAGCATGCACTGGAGCTGTTGCTGCAGATGAAGTCTTCAGGTCTGGTGCCTAACGTGTTCACGTTGTCCAGCATCCTGAAGGCCTGCCCTGGTGCTGGTGCATTCACTCTGGGCCGGCAAATTCACGGGTTCATGATCAAATCCTGTGCGGATTCAGATGACTATATCGGTGTTGGTCTTGTGGATATGTATGCAAAGTATGATCTTTTGGATGATGCGAGGAAGGTGTTCGACTGGATCCCTCGAAAGGATTTGGTTTTGTGGAATGCACTGATCTCAGGTTGCTCTCATGGAGGATGCCATGGCGAGGCACTGTCTCTCTTTTGCAGGATGAGGAAGGAAGGTTTTGACATCAATAGGACGACCCTGGCTGCTGTTCTCAAGTCAACAGCAAGCTTGGAGGCAATCAGTGACATAACGCAGGTTCATGCTGTTGCAGAGAAGATAGGGTTCCTTTCTGATTCTCATGTCGTCAATGGTCTTATTGATTCATATTGGAAGTGCAATTGCCTCCATTATGCAAATAGAGTGTTTGAAGAACACAGTTCTGATAACATCATAGCTTTTACATCAATGATCACAGCACTCTCACAGTGTGACCATGGTGAGGATGCAATAAAGTTGTTCATGGAGATGCTAAGGAAGGGTCTCGAGCCAGATCCCTTTGTGCTAAGTAGCCTCCTGAATGCTTGTGCTAGCTTGTCAGCATATGAGCAAGGGAAGCAAGTGCATGCTCACCTGATCAAGAGgaaattcatgacagatgtgTTTGCAGGGAATGCCCTTGTGTACACATACGCAAAGTGCGGGAGCATAGAGGATGCAGATCTGGCCTTCTCTGGACTACCAGAGAAGGGAGTTGTCTCATGGTCTGCAATGATCGGAGGGCTAGCACAACATGGGCATGGGAAGAGAGCATTAGATGTGTTCCGCAGGATGGTTGATGAGCGCATTGCTCCAAACCACATCACTCTGACTAGTGTTCTCTGTGCTTGTAACCATGCAGGGCTTGTTGATGAGGCCAAGCGGTACTTCAGTTCAATGAAGGAGATGTTTGGAATTGACAGGACGGAGGAGCACTACTCGTGCATGATTGATCTTCTTGGGCGTGCCGGTAAACTAGATGATGCAATGGAGCTTGTCAACAGCATGCCGTTTCAAGCCAGTGCCGCAGTTTGGGGGGCACTACTTGCAGCCTCAAGAGTACACCGAGATCCAGAACTGGGAAAGCTGGCAGCTGAAAAGCTCTTCATCCTGGAGCCAGAGAAGTCGGGCACACATGTGTTGCTCGCAAACACGTATGCATCTGCAGGCATGTGGGACGAGGTGGCTAAGGTGAGAAAATTGATGAAAGAGAGTAAGGTCAAGAAGGAGCCTGCCATGAGCTGGGTTGAATTAAAGGACAGGGTGCATACTTTCATTGTGGGTGACAAGAGCCACCCAAGGGCAAGGGACATATACGCAAAGCTAGAAGAACTGGGAGATCTGATGAGCAAAGCTGGTTATGTTCCGAATCTAGAGGTTGATCTCCATGATGTAGACAAGAGCGAAAAGGAGTTGCTTCTTTCTCATCACAGTGAGAGGCTGGCCGTCGCATTTGCGTTGATCAGCACCCCACCTGGAGCGCCCATTAGGGTCAAGAAAAACCTGCGCATATGCAGAGATTGCCACGTCGCATTCAAGATCGTTTCAAAGATCGTTTCAAGGGAGATTATCATCAGAGACATCAACAGGTTCCATCATTTCAGTGATGGGGCATGTTCTTGCGGTGATTACTGGTAA